A single genomic interval of Lynx canadensis isolate LIC74 chromosome A2, mLynCan4.pri.v2, whole genome shotgun sequence harbors:
- the LOC115500953 gene encoding olfactory receptor-like protein OLF3, with protein MDTDNQTWVKEFILLGLSSDWDTQVSLFVLFLIMYLVTVLGNFLIALLIRLDSRLHTPMYFFLTNLSLVDVSYATSIVPQMLAHFLAEHKAIPFVSCAAQLFFSLGLGGIEFVLLAVMAYDRYVAVCDPLRYSVIMHGGLCTRLAITSWVSGSLNSLMQTIITFQLPMCANKYIDHISCEILAVVRLACVDTSSNEIAIMVSSIVLLMTPFCLVLLSYTQIISTILKIQSREGRKKAFHTCASHLTVVVLCYGMTIFTYIQPRSSPSVLQEKLISVFYAILMPVLNPMIYSIRNKEVKGAWQKLLGQLSGLTSKLAT; from the coding sequence ATGGACACAGATAACCAGACGTGGGTGAAAGAGTTCATTCTCCTTGGTCTGTCCAGTGACTGGGACACACAGGTCTCACTCTTTGTCCTCTTCTTGATCATGTACTTGGTGACAGTGCTGGGGAACTTCCTCATTGCTCTTCTGATCAGACTGGACAGCCGACTCCACACTCCCATGTACTTCTTTCTCACCAACCTCTCCCTTGTTGATGTCTCTTATGCCACAAGTATTGTTCCTCAGATGCTGGCGCATTTTCTTGCAGAACATAAAGCAATCCCATTTGTGAGCTGTGCAGCCCAGTTATTTTTCTCCTTGGGCTTGGGTGGGATTGAGTTTGTTCTACTGGCAGTGATGGCCTACGACCGCTATGTGGCTGTGTGCGACCCCCTGCGATACTCGGTCATCATGCATGGAGGGCTCTGTACTAGGTTGGCCATCACATCCTGGGTCAGTGGTTCTCTCAACTCTCTCATGCAGACCATCATCACCTTTCAGCTGCCCATGTGCGCAAACAAGTATATTGATCACATATCCTGTGAAATCCTAGCTGTGGTCAGACTGGCCTGTGTGGACACCTCCTCCAATGAGATCGCGATCATGGTTTCTAGCATTGTCTTGCTGATGACACCCTTCTGCCTGGTCCTCTTGTCTTACACTCAGATCATCTCTACCATCCTGAAGATCCAgtccagagagggaagaaagaaagcctTCCACACCTGTGCGTCTCACCTCACAGTGGTCGTCCTGTGCTATGGCATGACCATTTTCACCTACATCCAGCCCCGCTCCAGCCCTTCTGTCCTTCAGGAGAAGTTGATTTCTGTCTTCTATGCCATTCTGATGCCCGTGCTGAACCCCATGATTTATAGCATAAGGAATAAGGAGGTGAAGGGTGCCTGGCAGAAACTATTAGGACAGTTATCTGGATTAACATCAAAACTGGCAACTTGA
- the LOC115502053 gene encoding olfactory receptor-like protein OLF3 → MGTGNQTYVREFILLGLSSDWDTRVSLFVLFLITYMVTVLGNFFIVLLIRLDSRLHTPMYFFLTNLSLVDVSYATSIVPQMLVHLLIEHKAIPFVSCAAQLFFSLGLGGIEFVLLAVMAYDRYVAVCDPLRYSVIMHGGLCTRLAITSWVSGSLNSLMQTIITFQLPMCANKYIDHISCELLAVVRLACVDTSSNEIAIMVSSIVLLMTPFCLVLLSYIQIISTILKIQSREGRKKAFHTCASHLTVVVLCYGMAIFTYIQPRSSPSILQEKLTSLFYAILTPMLNPMIYSVRNKEVKGAWQKLLGQLSGLTSKLAI, encoded by the coding sequence atgggaacGGGTAACCAGACTTATGTGAGAGAGTTCATACTCCTTGGCCTGTCCAGTGACTGGGACACACGGGTCTCCCTCTTTGTCCTCTTCTTGATCACATACATGGTGACAGTGCTGGGGAACTTTTTCATTGTTCTTCTGATCAGACTGGACAGCCGACTCCACACTCCCATGTACTTCTTTCTCACCAACCTCTCCCTTGTTGATGTCTCTTATGCCACAAGCATCGTCCCCCAGATGTTGGTGCATCTTCTAATAGAACATAAAGCAATCCCATTTGTGAGCTGTGCAGcccaattatttttctccttgggCTTGGGTGGGATTGAGTTTGTTCTACTGGCAGTGATGGCCTACGACCGCTATGTGGCTGTGTGCGACCCCCTGCGATACTCGGTCATCATGCATGGAGGGCTCTGTACCAGGTTGGCCATCACATCCTGGGTCAGTGGTTCTCTCAACTCTCTCATGCAGACCATCATCACCTTTCAGCTGCCCATGTGCGCAAACAAGTATATTGATCACATATCCTGTGAACTCCTAGCTGTGGTCAGACTGGCCTGTGTGGACACCTCCTCCAATGAGATAGCGATCATGGTTTCTAGCATTGTCTTATTGATGACACCCTTCTGCCTGGTCCTCTTGTCCTACATCCAGATCATCTCTACCATCCTGAAGATCCAgtccagagagggaagaaagaaagcctTCCACACCTGTGCATCTCACCTCACAGTGGTCGTCTTGTGCTATGGCATGGCCATTTTCACTTACATCCAGCCCCGCTCCAGCCCCTCTATTCTTCAGGAGAAGTTGACCTCTCTCTTCTATGCCATTTTGACACCTATGTTGAACCCTATGATTTATAGTGTAAGGAATAAGGAGGTGAAGGGGGCCTGGCAGAAACTACTAGGGCAGTTATCTGGATTAACGTCAAAACTGGCAATTTGA